AGAGCAAAACCATAATTTCATTcatcattaaattaaatattaaatatataaaggTAAACAGGAATACTGGCTGACAAGGACCAGGTTACAGCCATCTCTATCTGATCTGCATCTATATATTTAGTGACTTCTGaagaatagatttttttttaaaatgcagAACATGGACAAAGGCGAAATAGGTGTACATAGGCACCATAGTACTGGTGCATGTAAGTAAACAGGAACAAGATGACAAAAGAAACTACTTACATGTCTTTCAGCTTGCTCTCTTTGAGTTTGCAGGTCGCGTTGATTCTTCTCGGCCAAAGCTTTTGCCTAATATAAAATGTCAACAGTCATAGCATATGCAGATTATTCTTCACCTATTCTTTACATCAAGAAATAGTAAAAGGGAATGAAATCAAGGAAACAAACATGTAAACACATACCTGACGCTCTTGAGTCCTCTGGTGGCGTTCCAACCTGGCTCTTCGCCTTTCTTCAGTTTCCCCTTCAACTTCTTGAAATTCTCCAGATGACGGAGCAGCTTCAGACCATAAAAGAGAATGACAAAAAGAGTGATGAACTAAGCAATGGCAGCTGAAAATGTAAACCACTTTTGCATCAATAACCAATGTACTGGAACCACAAATCTACCTCCGAAAATCGAAGAAAGATCATCAACAATATTAGTGGATGATGATGCTTTCTTCATGTTTGAAGATGCACCAGCAGATTTCCTTGTTATATCTGActgaaattgattttcaaatagaGAGTCCTGTAAACAAACAGCTTCAGAAAACTTCATAACAAAATTTGCAAGTATAACACTGAATTTAACATGCATGTTATTcctacatttatttttttatataaatcataaaaaaataaacttataCTTCATTAACTACAATTGTTTTTAAacaatttcattttgtttttaacttttttttttccacgGTATCCTCTAGCCCTCTAGCCCGATAGGCCAAGGACTAATCCACCGTGGATCTGAGCTTCCATTTAAGAGTTTGCCGCtagccaatgggttgctgcatgcacaaggcggaaTTCGAACCTCAACACTTGCTTaaacaattttttgtttttaactaaCTCTAACATCCTatcttccaggagaaattttgCATGGCGGTATGGGACAAATTGTGAAAGATAAATTTTGCAATTATTTGTTACAATATAAGTACAGAACTCTAGACAAtgttcaaaaagaaaaaagttactCACTGAAGAGGTAGTCCGAGGAGGTCTTGGAGCACTACTGGCTCTTGCACCCGTGCCAAAGAAGGACTCAAGatcattttcattctttttttggtttgctcctgcagcagcagcAGCGGCTCTTTCTCGGGCCTCAGCCGCAGCCCTTTCTCGAGCCTCTGCAGCAGCCCTCTCTACAGCAGCACGTTCTGCTTTAGCTCGTGCTTCAGCTTCAGCCCTCTCCTTTGCCTCTGCAGCTACCCGTTCAGCCCTTTCCTTTGCCTCTGTGGCAGCCCTTTCTCGGGCTTCAGCCTGTGCCCTCTGCACTGCAGCCCTCTCAGCACGCTCTCGAGCCTCAGCAGCTGCTTTCCCAACAGCAGCTCTTTCAGCTCTTTGGCGAGCTTCAGCAGCTGCTCTTTCACGTGCTTCTCTAGTAGCTCTTTCCACAGCCTGCCTTGCTCTTTCTCTCTCAAGCCgctgtttttctctttctttctcctcCCTTTCTTTCATGAGTCTTCTTTGCTCATTTTCCTCCCTCTCCTTTTGCTGTCGCTCACGGTCTAACCTTTcctgtttttctctctcttctagcATCTCATCCTTTTCAAATTGCACACCTTCTCTATTTCTAGCTGCCCTTGTGTTTTCTCGCTCCCTAACTTCCCTTGCATATTTAAATTTAGCTTCGGCTCTATCCATTGCCTCCTTCATAGCAGCGGCAGCAGAGTTCATCTCTAATTCTTCATCAAGAAGACCATTTCCACTCTCGTCATCATTAGCACGACTCCTGCCCATAGCAAAATCATCAAGTTCATCAAACTGTGGTGGTGTAGGGGATGCCCTTGCTGCAGAAGGAGCAGATTTAGGAGCTTGAGAGAATCGAGTGGAACTAGGGAAAGTAGAGTACTCATTAGCCTTCTTTCTAGAATTGGCAGAAGCTGGGGAGCCTGTTCCCATTCTTGAAATATTTACCGGCCGTGGGGGAGGGGGTCTTGATGGTGGTGGTGCAGTAGTTGGCTGTGTAAAAAGAGGAACCTCTGACACTGTCAACCATATATCCTCACCAAATTCTAcattttcttcatattttggAGACATATCTTCCTCAGCATTGGCCTGTCTAAAATTAGTATTATTATAATTGGGGGAAGTAGACCTTTGGCCAACTGGTTTATTAGAACCAGGTGAATATGAAGGCGTGTAAGAAGGGGATTGCGGAACCTCTCGATCATTTTCAACAGGGATCTTGTTTTGCGACCGTTTCTCAGGACTCCTTGCAGAAAACATTTCAACTTGTTCTTTATCTCTAGTCGAACCAGGGCTCGTATTTGACTGTGGAGACAAGCTGCCCTTCCTGCTATTTCTCTCTGATGTGAATGCAGGTACAGATTGTCCAAGCCCGCCAAAAGGATCAATATCATCATATACTCTTCCATTAGAATTTGCTGAACTATCGTTTTTTGTGCTTCTAGAACTACTAAACTTACTAATTTCTTCCAACGGATCTGTAGTGTGGCCTGAGGTTGAATCCACTGGTGCTGAAACTGATTCAAATACTCGGAAAGGGTCTTCTGATGCCGTAGAGGTTGCTTTAGCTGCACTAACAGTTGGTACTGAGGACAAACCGATATCGTCGGTGTGCCTGTTAATAATGTGTGAAAATAACTAAAGATGCACCAACCAATGcgaaaataaacaatatttacgaaacattaaaaaaataactctaTATTCCAGTTCTGTGGAATCAAGCCTTCCATCTCCAATAATTTGAAGGCAACAGACAATTTAAGACACGCACATAGGTTAGCTCATGCATATACTTGCGCATTAAGTAAAAGCTGGATACCGCTACCGAACAATGCCAACTGCAAGAGAATCTCTGATACCAAAAACAACTCAGTAACTCACACTCCGTTCAATGTTCATAAATACCTGTTACCAGGTGGCTTACTGCTTCCGAATCCAGCTAGCAAATCATCAAAAGCAGGATCACCTCTATCATCCTTCTCCGATCTCTTCCCACCGGAAGTCTTCGACTCCCTTCCAAACCCGCCAAGAAGATCATCAAACGCGCTACTGCCGCCGCCGCCGCCACTTCCTGGCGCTGACGAAGCCACGGATGCAAAAACATCTTCATACTTATTCTTAGACGTGCTCTTCAACCCTGGAATCCCGTCGAAAATGTCATCATCGTCATACACAGGCTTGTCGTAGACCGGCTTCGGCGAGTTCGTCGACCTGGAACCGAAGTCCCCGGCGGTGGATGAGGAGCCGCCACGAAACATGGAGTCCAAATCAAACGGCGAGTCCGCTCCGCCGCGAGACTCCGATCTGGCGGTCGAGCCGCCGAACATCTCGTCGAAACCACCGCCAGCATCGCGGTTCCTCATGCCACCAGAGGATCCAAACACGGAAGTGGAGCCGAAATCAGAAGCCGTGGAATTGGTAGCGCGTGCGGATCGCGATCCCAAATCGAAGTTAAGAGAGGAAGAAGTGTTTGAGAAATTGGAGGATCCTTTGGAACGAGCCATTGGAGCGGATTTGCCTTGGGGTTTGTAACCGAATTCGGAGGCCAAGAGGCCATCGAAATCGTTCATGGTGCGACGGGATTGCTTATTGGTTGGGAAATTTGGGGGAATTTCCGGAAGTGGAATCGATCAATTAGAGAATTGGTGAACGAAGAAAATGAGGatgaagaagaaggtgatctggTGTGTGAGGGTGGAGGGAGCATGCGATGCAGGTGACGGAATCTGAGCTTCTTGATGGGTTTGTTATGCCCTCTATGATTTGATTTGTTTCTTCTCCCTCCCTTACTTTCGCCTTCGTTGCAAAAGATTGATGGAGCAACAGTTGAAATTCCTTTTTCTTATACCCGAAAAACTAAAATCatcctttctttttttcccaTTTAATTTTCCTAATATTTTTCACACACAATTCATGGATCCAcgtaagtttaatttttttattatattttatctgCAGGATAAGACATGACTTGATCAAGTTCCATTATCAaggctttctttttcttcttttctaagttttctttaattttgttttttaagttcctttttttctctcaattttaaaaatttacttttgCCTAAATTTGTTTTAGGAAATTTTGTGACACTCATAATCATATTTTTTGtactactaataaaaaatttgtcatCCTTTCTCTTCATCTTTCTTTTACTTTCCTCTCTAATTGTTggttaaaaaaatgaatagatGATTATCTAATTGAATTAGTTCAACTTTAAGTACATTACTTTAAAAtgtgatttaaatattttttaattttattttgaaatatataCGCAATGTAAACAATGGTACGTGTGTTAATATTACTCATTAATCCTTACAACTTAGTGACTtaccaatattttttaaaaaaagatgaagtgccaacataagaaaaaaaattccttttttttttattgtgaaatGGGGGATAAGTGGGCACATCACTCCTAACTGACGCCACTTATAAGTGATAAAATACTCCTTTTAGATTCTAAGCTTGATAAGTTGATACCTATTCAAAATTTAGACCTAAAATGTTGATTAAGATAATTAAACACAGAATTTGAAAGAAATGCTTGGAGggtccaaaattttttaataaaaaatttatacaataGTATTTTCATTAATATTAGCATACAAAATTTATATTCTGACATATTTAGGGACAAGCCCAAATATAAAAAAGAGGGAGTATTTGTccttacaaaaattttgaaaaatactaataattaaataattatatatagatgtatacctttattcttttattatattttgtttgttctcaacataaaatataaattattttcttgtattttattttaaaatatattttgttaaatttaatatataataataattattattattttattaaatttaatttagtataaaaattaaaaataaataaatcaacttataaaaatagtaataattaatttcatGATACTAGCTAATtagttgataattaaattaaaatttagttttttaattaaatacaacttaaaTTATTAGTGATTTTTTAGAAAGttatttatgataaaaaaatatattatctatatattaatatactgtattaatattttttattaaaatagtcttgaatatagtaattattttagttgaaaattttatttatacccTAAATACTATAGTAAGTAGATTTTacaattgaatagaaaataatgaataattaaataattttttaagaacatatagaaaattaatatttaattattttaaaaataaagaaaaaatattataaatgatcttttcattttaaatattataatgtgtgtgaaat
The genomic region above belongs to Arachis duranensis cultivar V14167 chromosome 3, aradu.V14167.gnm2.J7QH, whole genome shotgun sequence and contains:
- the LOC107480204 gene encoding auxilin-related protein 2, with protein sequence MNDFDGLLASEFGYKPQGKSAPMARSKGSSNFSNTSSSLNFDLGSRSARATNSTASDFGSTSVFGSSGGMRNRDAGGGFDEMFGGSTARSESRGGADSPFDLDSMFRGGSSSTAGDFGSRSTNSPKPVYDKPVYDDDDIFDGIPGLKSTSKNKYEDVFASVASSAPGSGGGGGSSAFDDLLGGFGRESKTSGGKRSEKDDRGDPAFDDLLAGFGSSKPPGNRHTDDIGLSSVPTVSAAKATSTASEDPFRVFESVSAPVDSTSGHTTDPLEEISKFSSSRSTKNDSSANSNGRVYDDIDPFGGLGQSVPAFTSERNSRKGSLSPQSNTSPGSTRDKEQVEMFSARSPEKRSQNKIPVENDREVPQSPSYTPSYSPGSNKPVGQRSTSPNYNNTNFRQANAEEDMSPKYEENVEFGEDIWLTVSEVPLFTQPTTAPPPSRPPPPRPVNISRMGTGSPASANSRKKANEYSTFPSSTRFSQAPKSAPSAARASPTPPQFDELDDFAMGRSRANDDESGNGLLDEELEMNSAAAAMKEAMDRAEAKFKYAREVRERENTRAARNREGVQFEKDEMLEEREKQERLDRERQQKEREENEQRRLMKEREEKEREKQRLERERARQAVERATREARERAAAEARQRAERAAVGKAAAEARERAERAAVQRAQAEARERAATEAKERAERVAAEAKERAEAEARAKAERAAVERAAAEARERAAAEARERAAAAAAGANQKKNENDLESFFGTGARASSAPRPPRTTSSDSLFENQFQSDITRKSAGASSNMKKASSSTNIVDDLSSIFGAAPSSGEFQEVEGETEERRRARLERHQRTQERQAKALAEKNQRDLQTQREQAERHRLAETLDFEIKRWAAGKEGNLRALLSTLQYVLWPECGWQPVSLTDLITGAAVKKAYRKATLCIHPDKVQQKGATLQQKYIAEKVFDLLKEAWNKFNSEELF